The sequence below is a genomic window from Pelmatolapia mariae isolate MD_Pm_ZW unplaced genomic scaffold, Pm_UMD_F_2 NODE_ptg000300l+_length_25006_cov_1, whole genome shotgun sequence.
TGCATCAGACAAGCTAAAGGTTCTTTGCTGGTCTCTGTTCTGGTCTGGATCCTTTGTGTTATCACTGCACCTCTTTGCATAGTTTTGAACCAGCATTTTCTCAtcactattttggtcttcaacCTCTCACCTTTGTTCATCCTCAGTTTTGCTTGGACCCTCAGAGCTCTTTCTTCTGCCACATCAGTGCCCACAGACGAAAAACGAAGAGTTTTAGGAACTTTAGTTGTGTTGCTGCTTAACCACTTTCTCATGATCTTTCCCATGGCCGTTTGTTatactttaatatttaaatatcacATGGGCTTTCCTGATAGTGCTTTCAGCTTATTTCTGCTCAGTCCTTTTATGGACttggttctgtttgttttcatgcgTAAAGGGCCCATTGATAGATTGCTGGCACGTCTGTGTTGCTGCGGTATGGACAACACTGTAGGAGATCTCAGTGTCACACCAACAGTGACAACACCAGTGTGATAATCTGACACATGAGGCTTgatgtaaacaaaaataaaaggagaaagaaacGTGCAGGAAACAGTGGGAGAGATTAGAAATGatgaagaaacaaacaaaaaccatccTTTAATAAACCATGAAATGAAATTCAGGTCTAGGTTTTCAGTGGTTATTCTCTCAGTGGAAGCTCTGCTTTTGTTAATAGTGTTTCATACTACGTATCCACATTGTTTTTATctgcaatattttattttttatatacaaCATGCATTATGTGATGTCCCTTTGTAAATTTGGCTCTTTTTTCTATTAAACAATTTCTCTCCTCAAAGGtcacatatttattttcttgacAGCTTTCGTTTACCTTCATGATATTTGCAGGATTTGATTGTGGATGCAAATATGATTATATCACAAAAACTTtgtaattttatgttttatattcaTTATTAACTTCACATGGAGGGTAAGAAAAGtcagttttttcatttagcCTATTGTTTGCTGGgttctttttaaatcatttccAGTCCTGTCCTCTTAACCTTAGATGCCAGTGCTTTATCAAGCTCTGTTTTAGCCTTGcagctatacaaataaagtgtATTAGGCCAGTGTTAAGCTGATGGGCGTTTAACTTATCAGTTGTTAGGGCTGAGTTTTCTGATGGCTGGGATGATGTCTCTGGAAATGTGACACAAAGCTGAGCAGCAGAAGAAACCACATGGTGCCTTCCTGAAAACACGACATCAGAAGACTACCAACAAAAAGGAGTCTATACTACTATGTGCATTTTATAAA
It includes:
- the si:ch211-132e22.4 gene encoding uncharacterized protein si:ch211-132e22.4, whose translation is MANLEFKMCIAAERCFLITCPQLNCIRQAKGSLLVSVLVWILCVITAPLCIVLNQHFLITILVFNLSPLFILSFAWTLRALSSATSVPTDEKRRVLGTLVVLLLNHFLMIFPMAVCYTLIFKYHMGFPDSAFSLFLLSPFMDLVLFVFMRKGPIDRLLARLCCCGMDNTVGDLSVTPTVTTPV